CACAGAAATGGGCACCCGCACCCGGGTTTGGTCAAAGATCAGCACGACGCGCCTGGCCGCGTGAGCCGGGTGAGCCATGCCCAGCGAAGCCAGCCCAACGCTGAGTCCGAGCAACAGGCGCACACCCCAGCGACGAAGCGGAGACGGGCGCTTGGAAGGGGAAGATGGAGGATAGAACTGCATAGCGGCTGTTGTGAAGGGTCGCGTGTACTGTCGTGGTTTCTCTCGCGATTTCTCTCGCGGTTTCTCTGACGATCGCACGCCGGCCAATGTTTCAACAAACTCCGGTAGGATGATAGCGGCGATTCTAGGTGTGATTCAAGCGTGATTCAAGGGCAGCCCTGTAAAAAGCGTCCGAGGGAAGCAGCACTAAGAATCGTACTGCTCAATCTTACGCGCCAACGGCTGCTCATTGACCAACTTGTTGCTCCTTATTGATCAATATTGACCAACTCTCTGTACAGGTCGTTTCTATGGGATTTTCTATTATCCAGGTTGATGCCTTTACCGCAGCGCCCTTTGCGGGCAATCCGGCCGCGGTGTGTGTGCTGCCTTCGCCCCAGCCAGACGAGTGGATGCAGGCGGTCGCCCGCGAGATGAACCTGTCGGAAACGGCGTTTTTGCTACCAGAGGCAGACGGCTATCAGCTACGCTGGTTTACGCCTGCAGTGGAGGTGGCGCTGTGTGGCCATGCGACGCTGGCTAGTGCCCATGTGCTGTGGCGTGAGGGATATTTGCCTGCCGGGGCGATCGCCCGCTTCCATACCCTCAGCGGCCTGCTCACCGCTACCCAGCAGGGCGACTGGATCGAGCTAGATTTTCCGGCGAAGCGATGCGCCCCCATTGACCCACCGGCGGGGCTGCTAGAGGCGCTGGGCCTAGAACGGGGAACTGGGGCGATCGCCGTTAGCAAAAACCAGTTTGATTACTTGGTTGAGGTTACATCTCCAGAGATCGTGCGTCAGCTTGGGCCCGATTTTACTCGCCTGCGGACCTTGCCCGTGCGGGGCGTGATCGTCACGAGTCGCGCCGAAGTAGACTCCGAGTATGACTTTATCTCACGCTTTTTTGCCCCCGGCTCTGGTGTGGATGAAGACCCGGTGACGGGTTCCGCCCACTGCGCCCTGGCTCCCTACTGGGGCGATCGCCTGAGTAAGGATACGTTTCTTGCCTATCAGGCTTCGGCGCGGGGTGGCGTGGTGAAGGCGCGGCTGGCAGGTGATCGGGTGTTTTTGGGGGGGCAAGCGGTGACGGTGCTGCGGGGTGAGTTGATTTAGGATGAAGCGATCGCAGGATCACGAGCAGGACGACCCGCCAAAATTCACAGCCTCAAAGCTAAACTCCAAAACCTGGTCTATCGTTTCCGTTGCCAAAGCCAAACCCCCAAGGCGATCGCCAGTCCCCCCAGAACCAGCTTGGACACCGGGCCGAGATATTGTTCGACCTGTTCGTAGTTATCGCCCAGCAGAAACCCGACATAGGTCAGCAGCAGTGTCCAGATCAGCGTCCCCGCAGTGGAATAGAGCAGGAAGGGGAGAAAGCTCATGCGGCCCAAACCCGCAGGCAGGGAAATCAGCGTCCGCACGCCTGGAACCAGCCGCCCAAAAAACACCGCCCGCTTGCCATATCGGTTAAACCAGGCGATCGCCTGCTGGATATCTTGCCCGGAAATCGCCAGCCACTTGCCGTAGCGATCGGCCAGCCGCATCAGCCGCCGTTCGCTAACGAGTTGACCAATCTCATACCACAGCACAGCGCCCAGCACCGTCCCCGCCACCCCTGCCGCCACTGCGGGCGCAAACTGCATCTTGCCCTGCGCCACGGTAAATCCTGCCAGCGGCATGATTAGCTCCGATGGAATCGGCGGAAACACATTTTCCAGAAACATCAGCAGCCCAATGCCCCAATAGCCCAGGGCTTCCATCGTCCGCGTCACCCACTCTGCCATTCCCTGCTCCGCATTCCTGTGCTGATTTCGTAGGACTTGACCTGAGACTTGACCCGGATGACGGCAGGACTAAAGCGGAACCCGCACAGGCAGATACCGATCCAGAAACTCGCGGATTGCCTGGCCGTAGCCGTCGCCATCCACATCGCCAATGGCGTGGCCGCCCGTGGGCGAGATCCACAGCATTTTGGGCGATCGCGTCGCGGCATAGAGGGCTTCGCTCATGTCGGCAGGCACTTGGGTATCCTGTGCGCCGTGGGCATAGAGGACGGGCACTTGCAGATGGGGCACTTTGCCGATCGAGTCAAACCGCTGGGTCAAGATCAGGTCAATGGGCAAAAAGCCGAAGGGCGTGGTGCGATAGGCCATGTCGCGGATCGAGGTGAAGGAGCTTTCCACAATCAGCCCGGCCGCACGGGGCTGGCGCACGCCCAGATCAATGGCGATCGCCCCACCCAGAGAATGCCCGTAGATCAGGATTTCCTCTGGCGCGATGCCGCGATCCTCCGTCAGGTAGCGCCAGGCCGCGTCGGCATCTTGATAGACCGCCGCCTCGCTGGGAAACGCCCCCTCGCTCTGGCCATAGCCGCGATAGTCGAACAGGAACACCGACAGCCCCAACCGCTGCCAGCGCACGGCATAGTCTGCATTTGCGCCAATGTTTAGCCCGTTTCCGTGGAGGTAGAGCATCACGCCCCGCTGCGGCTGGCTCGGCGGCACGGGAATCCACCAGCCGTGAATCCGCTCTGTGCGATCGCCCTGCTGCACCGACAGCCACACGTCTTCATAGGCAGCCCCGAAGTCGGCAGGCGTTTGGGTAATCGTCGGCGATGGAAAGAAAATCATCTGCTGCTGGCGACTGGACACCAACAGGGCGATCGCCCCATAGACAGCCGCCGCAGCAGCCACCAGACCCGAAAGACTAAACAGAAAGCGCATCTAATGATTCACACGCAAGAGGTCACTCTCCCTAAGATACAGGGCAAAAACGGGAATCAGGGGGATTCGGTTTGCGGTGGGGCTGGTTTCAACGGGCTTAAATTCTTACGTCCAAATTCTTATGGCCAAATTCTTACGGCTTTCTAAAGGTTGTTTGGCAGGCGTTATGGTAGAAAATTTTAATCTGTAGACGAATATACCCAGGCAACGTGCAAGCTGCGCCTGGGTACGCCTGCATCTCCAGCTAAACCCCTTTCCCCCACCAGGAGTTCCCCATGACATCCGACGATTTTCAGAGCAATCCGCAGTCCCGCATTTCCTCATCCTCTGCGGGGCTGGCGAGCGCGTCGCTTTCGTCTGTCCGTCGCAAGTCTGCGCTGCCGCTCGTCAGGCGAGCCGTCCGCAGCAGTTCAGACGACACCTTTGCCACGGCCCGCAGCCTGGGCACCTATACGGGCGGCCGGCTAAACCTCAGACGGCGCGACAGCTTGAGCGGTCAAGATCGGATCGACATCTTCTCGCTGATCGTGCCCAACGGCGTGACGCTGCCTGCTGCGGCCTTCCGATTTAGTATCCAGAAGGGCAGAGTGCGCTACACCCTCTTGGGTAGTGTCCCCAGCTTCGGAATTCCGCCCCAGGCAAACTTTACCCAGGTGTTGAAAGGGCAGGGGCAGATTAACACCAACAGTGTTGCCAATACCTTTGGCGCACCTGTGGTGGTCTATTTTCAATTTGAGCGACTGGGCAAAAAGCCGACGAGGTATAACTTCCGTGTGACTTCTGGCTAAATGAGTTTGGATTTTGGATTAGGGATTGTGGCTTGAGTGCCATTTCCTAAATCCATCCAAAATCGACAATCTAAAACCGCTCAACTGAGGCTGCCGCTGCGGCAACGGTTGGCGGTGTTTTCCATGCCGCCGCGAACCTGATCAACCGATACTCGACCCCGCACGTAGGACACGCTGAGGCTGTTTTGGCTGGCGTTGTGGCTATAGCTCATTTCCCCGACTTGCCCTACGCCAGCGGCAAAGATCAGCAGCCGCCCGCTGCTGCCGCCGTCATAGATGACATGGCCAGCGGCGCTGCGGTTGTTGCGGCGCATACAGGCGAACACTTCGCTGGAAATATTGCTGAGGCTGGTGGTTTGGGCATAGAGTGGAGCGATCGCCCCCATGCCCAGCCAGCAAAGCAGGGTAGCGCCGAGTCTGAGGGAGCGCCTGGGATGGTTCAATTTGCAAGGCTTTAAGGAGATTGGCATGGTCAGAGATGGGGATTGGGGGTGAGTCGCGGAATACTGACTTACAGCAAGCCTGCGTTTCTGCGATTGGCATGGTCAGAGATGGGGATTGGGGGTGAGAGCAAAATAGAGTTTCTGGGTGGATAAGAGTTGCTGGGTGGATAGCGCGGGTGTCTTGGTGATTTGACACCGTTGAAAAATCAAGAGAATGCTTCCCAAATCCTTCCCAAATAATAGCCCCTAGAAAATATTAGCCGCCAGTCCGTCCGTTAAGACGGCTAGCCCATTAAGACGGTCTGGCGCGGGATCAATTTGTCAGGATCAATTTGTCAGGATCAATTTGTCAGGCTCAGGTTTTGTGAATATGGTTTTGTGAATATTGTTTGGATAGCCGCGAGTGCAATTTGAGAAAGTGGATATTGTTTGGATGGTCGCGTTGGATGGTCGCAAGTGCAATTTGAGAAAAGCGTGAGGTAAAATAAGCTGCAAAGTAAGCTATGGGGCTGAAACGCTGATGAATATGACTCCGGTGCCGATGATGGCGATCTGACCAAAACTGTGGTTAGGAACGGTAGGTTAAGTGTGAAGATAAATATGACTCCGGTGCCGATGATGGCGATCGCCCTCCGTCTATTGCCCCAGCAAGACCTGAAGACAGAACTGGACACACTGGCGATCGCCCAAAACCTTGAAGCTGCCTGCGTCCTCACCTGCGTCGGCAGCCTGACTCGTGCCGTCCTGCGGCTGGCTGGCCAGAGCGAACCCACAACCTATGACGGACGGTTTGAGATTGTGTCGCTGGTAGGGCTGCTGTCGCGGCACGGGTCGCACTATCACATGGCGATCGCCGACGACACTGGGCGCACCCTCGGTGGGCATGTGCTGGCAGGCTGCCAGATTTACACCACCGCTGAAATCGTCCTCGGCATCCTGCCCCATGCCCGCTTTGGCCGCGAACTCGACCCCGCCACGGGCTACCGAGAACTAGCCATTGAACCACTGGAACCGCTGGAGCCGCCGACTGGTTGAGCGACCCGCTAGCCAAAATTCCACATCACCGGATTCGCATCGGGCAGGTGATCCGTCACGTCGCGACCGATTGCATCAATGGCGGCTAGATCGTCGGGGCTAAGCTGTACCGCTGTCGCCCTGGCATTGTCTACGGCCTGTTCTGCGCTGCGAACGCCGACGATGGCGTGGGTTTGGGGCTGGGCGATCAGCCATGCCAGAGCCAGGTTGCCCAGGCTGGTGTGATAGCGTTCGGCGATCGGGCGCAGATGGTCTAGGGCTTGCTGAGCGCGGGCGTAGTTTTCGCCGTGAAATAGCTTATTTTTTGACCGCACATCTTCGGGTGGAAAAGTCTTATCTGCTCCGAACTTACCTGTCAGCAAGCCTTGGGCTAGGGGCGAATAAGCCAGGATGGAGATATGATGCTCGACGCAATAGGGCATGGCATCTGCTTCCACATGCCGCCAGAACAGATTATAGGGCGGCTGCAAACTGTCGATTCGGGCATATTGCGCCGCTTCTTCGATCTGAGCGCGGGAAAAGTTGGATACGCCAATCGCCCGGATTTTGCCCTGCTGTTTCAGGTCGTTGAGCGCCGACAGGGTTTCCTCAATCGGCACAATTTCGGTGTTGAACGCGCCTGCGGGCCAGTGGATCTGATAGAGATCGATGTAGTCGGTTTTCAGGTTTTTCAGCGATCCTTCGCAGGCTGCAATTACCTGGTCATACTTCAAATGATTGGCAAAGACTTTGGTCATGTACACAGCGCGATCGCGCACGTCTGACAGCGCCTCTGCTACCATACGCTCCGAGTGTCCCTGACCGTAGACTTCTGCTGTGTCCACTGTGGTAATGCCCGCCTCAAAGGCTGCCCGCAGCGCCCTGATCGTTTCGGCATCCTCAATGCCCACCCACATGCTTTTGCCAGCCTGCCAAGTGCCCGTGATGATCGGCGTAATGTGAATGCCAGAAGTCCCTAGTTCGCGTGTTTGCATGGTTTTGGAGAAAGATTGTTTCGCCGGTGGTGGATGCGCTTCTTACTATAGCGAGTGATCTGGGACATCGGCGCGAGAGGGCGATCGCGCTGCACAGAGTGTTTTCACGTTAGCGTTCTGGCTGAATCTCCCCGCCCTTTGTAGGATTTAATGGTTCCTTTTGAGATGCATCTGATACTATTTGGCAAGGCTGAAGCTATCGAGAACCTACGCTTAGCCATCGCTTCGCTTCTCTTGCATCCCTCCAGAACCGCTTGCTCCTATGACCACCGTCAGCGATCGCCCCTTGATGCACACGCCCCGCGACCCATCTCTGCGCGACCTCTCCTCTGTCCAGTCCCGCATCCACACGATTCCCACCGCCAACCCGCGCGATTCTATCGTGCGCTTGCAGCAGGTGACGAAGGTTTATGCCAATGGCAGCCGCGCTCTAGAAAATGTGAATCTCCAGGTCAGGCGCGGCGACTTTTTGTTTGTGACGGGGCCGTCGGGATCGGGAAAATCGACCCTGCTAAAGCTGCTCTATGGGGCAGAACGACCGACTCAGGGGCAGGTGCAGGTGCATGATACGAACTTGTCGGATCTGCGGGGCGATCGCCTGTCCATGCTGCGTCGCCGCATTGGCGTAGTGTTTCAGGACTATAAGCTGATTCCCCGCCGCACCGTTGCTGAAAATGTCGCCTTTGTGCTGCAAGCTCAGGGCTATGCCCGCCGCGAAATCCAGCGCCGTCTGTTGCCCACGCTGAAAATGGTGGGTCTGCACGACAAAGCAGAACGATTCCCGGATGAACTTTCTGGCGGTGAGCAGCAGCGCGTCAGCATTGCCCGCGCCATCGTCAGCACGCCGCCGATTTTGTTGGCAGACGAGCCAACTGGGAACCTCGATGCTGATAATTCGTGGCAAGTCATTAAGATTCTGAAAAAGCTGAACGCAGTGGGCATTACGGTCATTATCACTACCCACGATGATCGCCTCGTGCGAATGTCCAATCATCCGGTAGTACAACTCTGCAACGGCCGCCTCTTCCACGTGAACTAGGCTAACGGTGAATTGCAGCGGCGGTAGGCAACCTTGGACTCCAACCGATAACTGATTGGCGGCTGGTGTGGACTGGAGTTGTTAACACTGAGCGATCGCCCCTCATCTCGCAGTACCCGTACCTTTCGGCGATCGCCCTTCATTTCCCAGCACCGACATCTTTGGGCGATCGCCCTCATCTGGCAGCACCGACATCTTTGGGCGATCGCCCTCCGGATACCTTTTGGGGCATTGCACACTGACCGAAGTCTATCGCTACTCCACCTCTGCGGCCGACCCGAAAGCGGCTGGGAGTGCGCGGCTTGACCCAGATCTCGAAAAACCGAGCCTTCGCAATTGGGGGGCGAATCGCTGACCCCACCGGAAGCTGACAGAACCAGGGCGCTGAGGGCTAACTAGTAATTAGACTGATCGTGTCTGCCTATCTACCTCCAGAAGGGCAATTAGGCTGACAATAATCTGCATAATACCCCTGATTCCGGGAATTAGGCAGACAACTTCAGTAAATCTTCAGATGAGAAAAATTAATGTG
The Thermoleptolyngbya sichuanensis A183 DNA segment above includes these coding regions:
- a CDS encoding PhzF family phenazine biosynthesis protein produces the protein MGFSIIQVDAFTAAPFAGNPAAVCVLPSPQPDEWMQAVAREMNLSETAFLLPEADGYQLRWFTPAVEVALCGHATLASAHVLWREGYLPAGAIARFHTLSGLLTATQQGDWIELDFPAKRCAPIDPPAGLLEALGLERGTGAIAVSKNQFDYLVEVTSPEIVRQLGPDFTRLRTLPVRGVIVTSRAEVDSEYDFISRFFAPGSGVDEDPVTGSAHCALAPYWGDRLSKDTFLAYQASARGGVVKARLAGDRVFLGGQAVTVLRGELI
- a CDS encoding DedA family protein; this encodes MAEWVTRTMEALGYWGIGLLMFLENVFPPIPSELIMPLAGFTVAQGKMQFAPAVAAGVAGTVLGAVLWYEIGQLVSERRLMRLADRYGKWLAISGQDIQQAIAWFNRYGKRAVFFGRLVPGVRTLISLPAGLGRMSFLPFLLYSTAGTLIWTLLLTYVGFLLGDNYEQVEQYLGPVSKLVLGGLAIALGVWLWQRKR
- a CDS encoding alpha/beta hydrolase gives rise to the protein MRFLFSLSGLVAAAAAVYGAIALLVSSRQQQMIFFPSPTITQTPADFGAAYEDVWLSVQQGDRTERIHGWWIPVPPSQPQRGVMLYLHGNGLNIGANADYAVRWQRLGLSVFLFDYRGYGQSEGAFPSEAAVYQDADAAWRYLTEDRGIAPEEILIYGHSLGGAIAIDLGVRQPRAAGLIVESSFTSIRDMAYRTTPFGFLPIDLILTQRFDSIGKVPHLQVPVLYAHGAQDTQVPADMSEALYAATRSPKMLWISPTGGHAIGDVDGDGYGQAIREFLDRYLPVRVPL
- a CDS encoding PPC domain-containing DNA-binding protein, which translates into the protein MTPVPMMAIALRLLPQQDLKTELDTLAIAQNLEAACVLTCVGSLTRAVLRLAGQSEPTTYDGRFEIVSLVGLLSRHGSHYHMAIADDTGRTLGGHVLAGCQIYTTAEIVLGILPHARFGRELDPATGYRELAIEPLEPLEPPTG
- a CDS encoding aldo/keto reductase, yielding MQTRELGTSGIHITPIITGTWQAGKSMWVGIEDAETIRALRAAFEAGITTVDTAEVYGQGHSERMVAEALSDVRDRAVYMTKVFANHLKYDQVIAACEGSLKNLKTDYIDLYQIHWPAGAFNTEIVPIEETLSALNDLKQQGKIRAIGVSNFSRAQIEEAAQYARIDSLQPPYNLFWRHVEADAMPYCVEHHISILAYSPLAQGLLTGKFGADKTFPPEDVRSKNKLFHGENYARAQQALDHLRPIAERYHTSLGNLALAWLIAQPQTHAIVGVRSAEQAVDNARATAVQLSPDDLAAIDAIGRDVTDHLPDANPVMWNFG
- the ftsE gene encoding cell division ATP-binding protein FtsE is translated as MTTVSDRPLMHTPRDPSLRDLSSVQSRIHTIPTANPRDSIVRLQQVTKVYANGSRALENVNLQVRRGDFLFVTGPSGSGKSTLLKLLYGAERPTQGQVQVHDTNLSDLRGDRLSMLRRRIGVVFQDYKLIPRRTVAENVAFVLQAQGYARREIQRRLLPTLKMVGLHDKAERFPDELSGGEQQRVSIARAIVSTPPILLADEPTGNLDADNSWQVIKILKKLNAVGITVIITTHDDRLVRMSNHPVVQLCNGRLFHVN